In Apium graveolens cultivar Ventura chromosome 10, ASM990537v1, whole genome shotgun sequence, the following are encoded in one genomic region:
- the LOC141692308 gene encoding E3 ubiquitin-protein ligase ORTHRUS 2-like isoform X2: MEALGTQLLPCDSNGECMVCKKATWEEEILTCNTCATPWHLPCLGNSMPAHTSYWECPDCFSLPNQSISAISQIAPAVVPSKPRKGKTQEHLFTLPNFKEDDVVNNNQVLEIFEESLKCSFCMQLPQSPVTILCGHNFCLKCFQKWVGQGKRTCAKCRSIIPSKMVSNPCINSSLSVAIQIAKSSSLEGTAKACDFVHSQNKLGKAYSHESAKKVGKKTAFRENTFVTVPPDHFGPILAVNDPRRKQGVLVGESWESWEECGQWGAHVSYNEGISGQADYGAQSVALSCGKEDGEDHGDWFIYTTSNGRDLLECEQTSKRFHQKLETYNEALRVSFEEGYPVRVVRYSSWKILDQAEVHHNTSRINAGHKNDADYCGQHAIFEAEDQVLVHIRCEHILDEKNLKLQNQKLGPYKVLHKINSNMYVLDLPDNMGITNIFDSKDLSQESTKNSLVNIDATYLFPSYPHNEIEDIVDTKIVSTRKGSYQKYLVKWKNLDWSNCTWICDVEFQHFNCVLYEKYHRFSSSESLLTKRVRDKFDEPKRFGKYYRRERKSNFHSNMNLFDRLQRKKLPFYAPKSGIRYDGIYRIEKCWMKVCNKGCKVSHYLFVRCDNDPAPWSSGNYGDRPRSLPDIKELKTASEITERKESPSWGYNDEKERWVWLKPPPVSGKQASSQDTEVIRKTGKARHKHASSIKDRLLKVQHLAVLYAGK; the protein is encoded by the exons ATGGAAGCTTTAGGTACTCAGTTACTTCCATGTGATAGCAATGGGGAGTGCATGGTGTGCAAGAAGGCGACATGGGAAGAGGAGATTCTGACATGCAACACATGTGCTACTCCCTGGCATCTTCCCTGTCTTGGGAATTCCATGCCTGCTCATACATCTTATTGGGAATGTCCTGACTGCTTCTCCCTCCCCAACCAATCCATCTCTGCAATATCTCAAATTGCACCTGCTGTTGTACCATCTAAGCCCCGGAAGGGTAAAACACAAGAACACCTCTTCACCCTACCCAATTTTAAAGAGGATGATGTTGTGAACAATAATCAAGTTCTTGAGATTTTTGAAGAGAGTCTCAAGTGTTCCTTCTGTATGCAGCTTCCTCAGAGTCCAGTCACC ATACTCTGTGGTCACAATTTTTGCCTCAAGTGTTTCCAGAAGTGGGTTGGACAAGGGAAGCGCACTTGTGCTAAATGTCGCTCTATAATCCCATCTAAGATGGTAAGTAACCCTTGTATAAACTCTTCACTTTCTGTTGCTATTCAGATAGCAAAATCTAGTTCTCTTGAGGGGACAGCGAAGGCCTGTGACTTTGTTCACAGCCAAAACAAGCTTGGCAAAGCATACAGTCACGAGTCCGCAAAGAAAGTCGGAAAGAAAACTGCTTTCAGGGAAAACACTTTTGTTACTGTTCCACCGGATCATTTTGGACCAATTTTAGCAGTTAATGATCCGCGTAGAAAGCAAGGTGTCTTAGTTGGGGAAAGTTGGGAGAGTTGGGAAGAATGCGGACAGTGGGGGGCACATGTATCGTACAATGAAGGGATATCTGGCCAGGCAGATTATGGGGCTCAGTCAGTGGCACTCTCTTGTGGGAAAGAAGATGGCGAGGACCACGGTGACTGGTTCATCTATACGacaag TAATGGGAGAGATCTGCTTGAGTGTGAACAAACAAGCAAACGGTTTCATCAGAAGTTGGAGACCTACAATGAAGCTTTACGTGTTAGTTTTGAAGAGGGCTATCCTGTTCGAGTTGTAAG ATATTCTTCATGGAAGATCCTAGATCAAGCTGAGGTACATCACAATACTTCTAGAATCAATGCGGGACACAAAAATGATGCAGATTACTGTGGTCAACATGCTATTTTTGAAGCTGAAGATCAAGTCTTGGTGCATATACGTTGTGAacatattctggatgaaaagaACTTGAAACTTCAAAACCAAAAGCTTGGACCATACAAAGTCCTTCACAAGATTAATTCCAATATGTATGTTCTGGATTTGCCAGACAATATGGGGATTACTAACATATTTGATAGCAAAGATCTTTCTCAAGAAAGTACAAAAAATTCTCTGGTCAATATTGATGCAACTTATCTCTTCCCATCTTATCCACATAACGAAATTGAGGATATCGTTGATACCAAGATTGTTTCAACTCGCAAGGGTAGCTACCAAAAGTATTTAGTAAAATGGAAAAACCTAGACTGGTCCAATTGCACATGGATATGCGATGTAGAGTTTCAACATTTTAATTGTGTTCTTTATGAGAAATACCACCGTTTCAGCTCTTCAGAGTCACTATTGACGAAGCGAGTGAGAGACAAATTTGACGAGCCCAAAAGATTTGGAAAGTATTACCGACGAGAAAGGAAATCAAATTTCCATTCTAATATGAATTTATTCGACAG GCTCCAGAGAAAGAAACTTCCTTTTTATGCACCAAAATCAGGAATACGATATGATGGTATATACAGAATTGAAAAATGTTGGAtgaaagtttgtaataaa GGATGCAAGGTTTCTCACTATCTCTTTGTTCGGTGTGATAACGATCCTGCCCCATGGAGCAG TGGTAACTATGGCGACCGGCCTAGGTCATTACCCGATATAAAAGAGCTGAAGACGGCAAGTGAAATTACAGAGAGAAAAGAAAGTCCTTCATGGGGTTACAAT GATGAAAAGGAAAGATGGGTGTGGTTAAAACCCCCACCAGTAAGTGGAAAACAAGCAAGCAGCCAAGATACAGAGGTTATAAGAAAAACAGGAAAGGCGAGGCATAAACATGCATCTTCAATTAAAGATAGGCTCTTGAAAG TGCAGCATTTAGCTGTCTTATATGCCGGAAAGTGA
- the LOC141692308 gene encoding E3 ubiquitin-protein ligase ORTHRUS 2-like isoform X1, translating to MEALGTQLLPCDSNGECMVCKKATWEEEILTCNTCATPWHLPCLGNSMPAHTSYWECPDCFSLPNQSISAISQIAPAVVPSKPRKGKTQEHLFTLPNFKEDDVVNNNQVLEIFEESLKCSFCMQLPQSPVTILCGHNFCLKCFQKWVGQGKRTCAKCRSIIPSKMVSNPCINSSLSVAIQIAKSSSLEGTAKACDFVHSQNKLGKAYSHESAKKVGKKTAFRENTFVTVPPDHFGPILAVNDPRRKQGVLVGESWESWEECGQWGAHVSYNEGISGQADYGAQSVALSCGKEDGEDHGDWFIYTTSNGRDLLECEQTSKRFHQKLETYNEALRVSFEEGYPVRVVRYSSWKILDQAEVHHNTSRINAGHKNDADYCGQHAIFEAEDQVLVHIRCEHILDEKNLKLQNQKLGPYKVLHKINSNMYVLDLPDNMGITNIFDSKDLSQESTKNSLVNIDATYLFPSYPHNEIEDIVDTKIVSTRKGSYQKYLVKWKNLDWSNCTWICDVEFQHFNCVLYEKYHRFSSSESLLTKRVRDKFDEPKRFGKYYRRERKSNFHSNMNLFDRLQRKKLPFYAPKSGIRYDGIYRIEKCWMKVCNKGCKVSHYLFVRCDNDPAPWSSGNYGDRPRSLPDIKELKTASEITERKESPSWGYNDEKERWVWLKPPPVSGKQASSQDTEVIRKTGKARHKHASSIKDRLLKAFSCLICRKVMVLPLTTPCAHNFCKSCLLGAFSGHPCIRQRNFEGWRTLRVQKYIMKCPSCSNNIFDFLQNPQVNTEMMSVVKSLLHKGKVENNGEVTKKMRDHCQNIHV from the exons ATGGAAGCTTTAGGTACTCAGTTACTTCCATGTGATAGCAATGGGGAGTGCATGGTGTGCAAGAAGGCGACATGGGAAGAGGAGATTCTGACATGCAACACATGTGCTACTCCCTGGCATCTTCCCTGTCTTGGGAATTCCATGCCTGCTCATACATCTTATTGGGAATGTCCTGACTGCTTCTCCCTCCCCAACCAATCCATCTCTGCAATATCTCAAATTGCACCTGCTGTTGTACCATCTAAGCCCCGGAAGGGTAAAACACAAGAACACCTCTTCACCCTACCCAATTTTAAAGAGGATGATGTTGTGAACAATAATCAAGTTCTTGAGATTTTTGAAGAGAGTCTCAAGTGTTCCTTCTGTATGCAGCTTCCTCAGAGTCCAGTCACC ATACTCTGTGGTCACAATTTTTGCCTCAAGTGTTTCCAGAAGTGGGTTGGACAAGGGAAGCGCACTTGTGCTAAATGTCGCTCTATAATCCCATCTAAGATGGTAAGTAACCCTTGTATAAACTCTTCACTTTCTGTTGCTATTCAGATAGCAAAATCTAGTTCTCTTGAGGGGACAGCGAAGGCCTGTGACTTTGTTCACAGCCAAAACAAGCTTGGCAAAGCATACAGTCACGAGTCCGCAAAGAAAGTCGGAAAGAAAACTGCTTTCAGGGAAAACACTTTTGTTACTGTTCCACCGGATCATTTTGGACCAATTTTAGCAGTTAATGATCCGCGTAGAAAGCAAGGTGTCTTAGTTGGGGAAAGTTGGGAGAGTTGGGAAGAATGCGGACAGTGGGGGGCACATGTATCGTACAATGAAGGGATATCTGGCCAGGCAGATTATGGGGCTCAGTCAGTGGCACTCTCTTGTGGGAAAGAAGATGGCGAGGACCACGGTGACTGGTTCATCTATACGacaag TAATGGGAGAGATCTGCTTGAGTGTGAACAAACAAGCAAACGGTTTCATCAGAAGTTGGAGACCTACAATGAAGCTTTACGTGTTAGTTTTGAAGAGGGCTATCCTGTTCGAGTTGTAAG ATATTCTTCATGGAAGATCCTAGATCAAGCTGAGGTACATCACAATACTTCTAGAATCAATGCGGGACACAAAAATGATGCAGATTACTGTGGTCAACATGCTATTTTTGAAGCTGAAGATCAAGTCTTGGTGCATATACGTTGTGAacatattctggatgaaaagaACTTGAAACTTCAAAACCAAAAGCTTGGACCATACAAAGTCCTTCACAAGATTAATTCCAATATGTATGTTCTGGATTTGCCAGACAATATGGGGATTACTAACATATTTGATAGCAAAGATCTTTCTCAAGAAAGTACAAAAAATTCTCTGGTCAATATTGATGCAACTTATCTCTTCCCATCTTATCCACATAACGAAATTGAGGATATCGTTGATACCAAGATTGTTTCAACTCGCAAGGGTAGCTACCAAAAGTATTTAGTAAAATGGAAAAACCTAGACTGGTCCAATTGCACATGGATATGCGATGTAGAGTTTCAACATTTTAATTGTGTTCTTTATGAGAAATACCACCGTTTCAGCTCTTCAGAGTCACTATTGACGAAGCGAGTGAGAGACAAATTTGACGAGCCCAAAAGATTTGGAAAGTATTACCGACGAGAAAGGAAATCAAATTTCCATTCTAATATGAATTTATTCGACAG GCTCCAGAGAAAGAAACTTCCTTTTTATGCACCAAAATCAGGAATACGATATGATGGTATATACAGAATTGAAAAATGTTGGAtgaaagtttgtaataaa GGATGCAAGGTTTCTCACTATCTCTTTGTTCGGTGTGATAACGATCCTGCCCCATGGAGCAG TGGTAACTATGGCGACCGGCCTAGGTCATTACCCGATATAAAAGAGCTGAAGACGGCAAGTGAAATTACAGAGAGAAAAGAAAGTCCTTCATGGGGTTACAAT GATGAAAAGGAAAGATGGGTGTGGTTAAAACCCCCACCAGTAAGTGGAAAACAAGCAAGCAGCCAAGATACAGAGGTTATAAGAAAAACAGGAAAGGCGAGGCATAAACATGCATCTTCAATTAAAGATAGGCTCTTGAAAG CATTTAGCTGTCTTATATGCCGGAAAGTGATGGTTCTACCTCTTACAACTCCCTGTGCACATAACTTCTGCAAGTCCTGTTTGTTGGGTGCTTTTTCTGGTCATCCTTGCATTAGACAGAGAAATTTTGAAGGTTGGCGGACATTACGAGTACAAAAATATATTATGAAATGCCCTTCATGTTCAAACAACATCTTCGATTTCCTTCAGAACCCACAG GTTAATACAGAGATGATGAGTGTGGTAAAGTCACTCCTCCATAAGGGTAAAGTGGAAAACAACGGGGAGGTTACCAAAAAAATGCGGGACCACTGTCAAAATATACATGTATAA
- the LOC141692308 gene encoding E3 ubiquitin-protein ligase ORTHRUS 2-like isoform X3 translates to MEALGTQLLPCDSNGECMVCKKATWEEEILTCNTCATPWHLPCLGNSMPAHTSYWECPDCFSLPNQSISAISQIAPAVVPSKPRKGKTQEHLFTLPNFKEDDVVNNNQVLEIFEESLKCSFCMQLPQSPVTILCGHNFCLKCFQKWVGQGKRTCAKCRSIIPSKMVSNPCINSSLSVAIQIAKSSSLEGTAKACDFVHSQNKLGKAYSHESAKKVGKKTAFRENTFVTVPPDHFGPILAVNDPRRKQGVLVGESWESWEECGQWGAHVSYNEGISGQADYGAQSVALSCGKEDGEDHGDWFIYTTSNGRDLLECEQTSKRFHQKLETYNEALRVSFEEGYPVRVVRYSSWKILDQAEVHHNTSRINAGHKNDADYCGQHAIFEAEDQVLVHIRCEHILDEKNLKLQNQKLGPYKVLHKINSNMLQRKKLPFYAPKSGIRYDGIYRIEKCWMKVCNKGCKVSHYLFVRCDNDPAPWSSGNYGDRPRSLPDIKELKTASEITERKESPSWGYNDEKERWVWLKPPPVSGKQASSQDTEVIRKTGKARHKHASSIKDRLLKAFSCLICRKVMVLPLTTPCAHNFCKSCLLGAFSGHPCIRQRNFEGWRTLRVQKYIMKCPSCSNNIFDFLQNPQVNTEMMSVVKSLLHKGKVENNGEVTKKMRDHCQNIHV, encoded by the exons ATGGAAGCTTTAGGTACTCAGTTACTTCCATGTGATAGCAATGGGGAGTGCATGGTGTGCAAGAAGGCGACATGGGAAGAGGAGATTCTGACATGCAACACATGTGCTACTCCCTGGCATCTTCCCTGTCTTGGGAATTCCATGCCTGCTCATACATCTTATTGGGAATGTCCTGACTGCTTCTCCCTCCCCAACCAATCCATCTCTGCAATATCTCAAATTGCACCTGCTGTTGTACCATCTAAGCCCCGGAAGGGTAAAACACAAGAACACCTCTTCACCCTACCCAATTTTAAAGAGGATGATGTTGTGAACAATAATCAAGTTCTTGAGATTTTTGAAGAGAGTCTCAAGTGTTCCTTCTGTATGCAGCTTCCTCAGAGTCCAGTCACC ATACTCTGTGGTCACAATTTTTGCCTCAAGTGTTTCCAGAAGTGGGTTGGACAAGGGAAGCGCACTTGTGCTAAATGTCGCTCTATAATCCCATCTAAGATGGTAAGTAACCCTTGTATAAACTCTTCACTTTCTGTTGCTATTCAGATAGCAAAATCTAGTTCTCTTGAGGGGACAGCGAAGGCCTGTGACTTTGTTCACAGCCAAAACAAGCTTGGCAAAGCATACAGTCACGAGTCCGCAAAGAAAGTCGGAAAGAAAACTGCTTTCAGGGAAAACACTTTTGTTACTGTTCCACCGGATCATTTTGGACCAATTTTAGCAGTTAATGATCCGCGTAGAAAGCAAGGTGTCTTAGTTGGGGAAAGTTGGGAGAGTTGGGAAGAATGCGGACAGTGGGGGGCACATGTATCGTACAATGAAGGGATATCTGGCCAGGCAGATTATGGGGCTCAGTCAGTGGCACTCTCTTGTGGGAAAGAAGATGGCGAGGACCACGGTGACTGGTTCATCTATACGacaag TAATGGGAGAGATCTGCTTGAGTGTGAACAAACAAGCAAACGGTTTCATCAGAAGTTGGAGACCTACAATGAAGCTTTACGTGTTAGTTTTGAAGAGGGCTATCCTGTTCGAGTTGTAAG ATATTCTTCATGGAAGATCCTAGATCAAGCTGAGGTACATCACAATACTTCTAGAATCAATGCGGGACACAAAAATGATGCAGATTACTGTGGTCAACATGCTATTTTTGAAGCTGAAGATCAAGTCTTGGTGCATATACGTTGTGAacatattctggatgaaaagaACTTGAAACTTCAAAACCAAAAGCTTGGACCATACAAAGTCCTTCACAAGATTAATTCCAATAT GCTCCAGAGAAAGAAACTTCCTTTTTATGCACCAAAATCAGGAATACGATATGATGGTATATACAGAATTGAAAAATGTTGGAtgaaagtttgtaataaa GGATGCAAGGTTTCTCACTATCTCTTTGTTCGGTGTGATAACGATCCTGCCCCATGGAGCAG TGGTAACTATGGCGACCGGCCTAGGTCATTACCCGATATAAAAGAGCTGAAGACGGCAAGTGAAATTACAGAGAGAAAAGAAAGTCCTTCATGGGGTTACAAT GATGAAAAGGAAAGATGGGTGTGGTTAAAACCCCCACCAGTAAGTGGAAAACAAGCAAGCAGCCAAGATACAGAGGTTATAAGAAAAACAGGAAAGGCGAGGCATAAACATGCATCTTCAATTAAAGATAGGCTCTTGAAAG CATTTAGCTGTCTTATATGCCGGAAAGTGATGGTTCTACCTCTTACAACTCCCTGTGCACATAACTTCTGCAAGTCCTGTTTGTTGGGTGCTTTTTCTGGTCATCCTTGCATTAGACAGAGAAATTTTGAAGGTTGGCGGACATTACGAGTACAAAAATATATTATGAAATGCCCTTCATGTTCAAACAACATCTTCGATTTCCTTCAGAACCCACAG GTTAATACAGAGATGATGAGTGTGGTAAAGTCACTCCTCCATAAGGGTAAAGTGGAAAACAACGGGGAGGTTACCAAAAAAATGCGGGACCACTGTCAAAATATACATGTATAA
- the LOC141692308 gene encoding E3 ubiquitin-protein ligase ORTHRUS 2-like isoform X4 — MVSNPCINSSLSVAIQIAKSSSLEGTAKACDFVHSQNKLGKAYSHESAKKVGKKTAFRENTFVTVPPDHFGPILAVNDPRRKQGVLVGESWESWEECGQWGAHVSYNEGISGQADYGAQSVALSCGKEDGEDHGDWFIYTTSNGRDLLECEQTSKRFHQKLETYNEALRVSFEEGYPVRVVRYSSWKILDQAEVHHNTSRINAGHKNDADYCGQHAIFEAEDQVLVHIRCEHILDEKNLKLQNQKLGPYKVLHKINSNMYVLDLPDNMGITNIFDSKDLSQESTKNSLVNIDATYLFPSYPHNEIEDIVDTKIVSTRKGSYQKYLVKWKNLDWSNCTWICDVEFQHFNCVLYEKYHRFSSSESLLTKRVRDKFDEPKRFGKYYRRERKSNFHSNMNLFDRLQRKKLPFYAPKSGIRYDGIYRIEKCWMKVCNKGCKVSHYLFVRCDNDPAPWSSGNYGDRPRSLPDIKELKTASEITERKESPSWGYNDEKERWVWLKPPPVSGKQASSQDTEVIRKTGKARHKHASSIKDRLLKAFSCLICRKVMVLPLTTPCAHNFCKSCLLGAFSGHPCIRQRNFEGWRTLRVQKYIMKCPSCSNNIFDFLQNPQVNTEMMSVVKSLLHKGKVENNGEVTKKMRDHCQNIHV; from the exons ATGGTAAGTAACCCTTGTATAAACTCTTCACTTTCTGTTGCTATTCAGATAGCAAAATCTAGTTCTCTTGAGGGGACAGCGAAGGCCTGTGACTTTGTTCACAGCCAAAACAAGCTTGGCAAAGCATACAGTCACGAGTCCGCAAAGAAAGTCGGAAAGAAAACTGCTTTCAGGGAAAACACTTTTGTTACTGTTCCACCGGATCATTTTGGACCAATTTTAGCAGTTAATGATCCGCGTAGAAAGCAAGGTGTCTTAGTTGGGGAAAGTTGGGAGAGTTGGGAAGAATGCGGACAGTGGGGGGCACATGTATCGTACAATGAAGGGATATCTGGCCAGGCAGATTATGGGGCTCAGTCAGTGGCACTCTCTTGTGGGAAAGAAGATGGCGAGGACCACGGTGACTGGTTCATCTATACGacaag TAATGGGAGAGATCTGCTTGAGTGTGAACAAACAAGCAAACGGTTTCATCAGAAGTTGGAGACCTACAATGAAGCTTTACGTGTTAGTTTTGAAGAGGGCTATCCTGTTCGAGTTGTAAG ATATTCTTCATGGAAGATCCTAGATCAAGCTGAGGTACATCACAATACTTCTAGAATCAATGCGGGACACAAAAATGATGCAGATTACTGTGGTCAACATGCTATTTTTGAAGCTGAAGATCAAGTCTTGGTGCATATACGTTGTGAacatattctggatgaaaagaACTTGAAACTTCAAAACCAAAAGCTTGGACCATACAAAGTCCTTCACAAGATTAATTCCAATATGTATGTTCTGGATTTGCCAGACAATATGGGGATTACTAACATATTTGATAGCAAAGATCTTTCTCAAGAAAGTACAAAAAATTCTCTGGTCAATATTGATGCAACTTATCTCTTCCCATCTTATCCACATAACGAAATTGAGGATATCGTTGATACCAAGATTGTTTCAACTCGCAAGGGTAGCTACCAAAAGTATTTAGTAAAATGGAAAAACCTAGACTGGTCCAATTGCACATGGATATGCGATGTAGAGTTTCAACATTTTAATTGTGTTCTTTATGAGAAATACCACCGTTTCAGCTCTTCAGAGTCACTATTGACGAAGCGAGTGAGAGACAAATTTGACGAGCCCAAAAGATTTGGAAAGTATTACCGACGAGAAAGGAAATCAAATTTCCATTCTAATATGAATTTATTCGACAG GCTCCAGAGAAAGAAACTTCCTTTTTATGCACCAAAATCAGGAATACGATATGATGGTATATACAGAATTGAAAAATGTTGGAtgaaagtttgtaataaa GGATGCAAGGTTTCTCACTATCTCTTTGTTCGGTGTGATAACGATCCTGCCCCATGGAGCAG TGGTAACTATGGCGACCGGCCTAGGTCATTACCCGATATAAAAGAGCTGAAGACGGCAAGTGAAATTACAGAGAGAAAAGAAAGTCCTTCATGGGGTTACAAT GATGAAAAGGAAAGATGGGTGTGGTTAAAACCCCCACCAGTAAGTGGAAAACAAGCAAGCAGCCAAGATACAGAGGTTATAAGAAAAACAGGAAAGGCGAGGCATAAACATGCATCTTCAATTAAAGATAGGCTCTTGAAAG CATTTAGCTGTCTTATATGCCGGAAAGTGATGGTTCTACCTCTTACAACTCCCTGTGCACATAACTTCTGCAAGTCCTGTTTGTTGGGTGCTTTTTCTGGTCATCCTTGCATTAGACAGAGAAATTTTGAAGGTTGGCGGACATTACGAGTACAAAAATATATTATGAAATGCCCTTCATGTTCAAACAACATCTTCGATTTCCTTCAGAACCCACAG GTTAATACAGAGATGATGAGTGTGGTAAAGTCACTCCTCCATAAGGGTAAAGTGGAAAACAACGGGGAGGTTACCAAAAAAATGCGGGACCACTGTCAAAATATACATGTATAA